GGACCAACCGGGGGAGCAGGGGTGGCTTTACCAGCAGGACATTGCAGCTTGATTACTGCTACTACCTTTTTTGCCATTATTTCCACCTCCTTAATCTGTCTACTGTCATCATTCTACTTCAGCCACCTGTCCGAAATCCAACTCCAGAGGAGTCTCTCTTCCGAACATTGACACCAGGACTTTCAGCTTACCCTTTTCAGGGTAGATTTCTTCCACACTACCCACGAAGTTCTGGAAGGGGCCGGCTATCACGCGGACTTCATCGCCAACCTTAAAGCGCAGTTTGACCTTGGGTTCTTCCATCCCCATCTGTTTCAAGATGGCGGCTGCTTCTTCATCCCTGAGTGGAATCGGCTTGTTGCCGCTGCCAACAAATCCGGTTACACCGGTTGTATTGCGAACCACATACCAGGAGTCATCGGTCATGATCATTTCCACCAGCACATACCCCGGAAACACTTTGCGCTTACTGACCTTGCGCTTGCCA
The sequence above is a segment of the Carboxydocella sporoproducens DSM 16521 genome. Coding sequences within it:
- the nusG gene encoding transcription termination/antitermination protein NusG, with the translated sequence MEKKWYVIHTYSGYENKVKANLEKRIESMNMGDKIFRILVPMEDEVEIKDGKRKVSKRKVFPGYVLVEMIMTDDSWYVVRNTTGVTGFVGSGNKPIPLRDEEAAAILKQMGMEEPKVKLRFKVGDEVRVIAGPFQNFVGSVEEIYPEKGKLKVLVSMFGRETPLELDFGQVAEVE